tttaaaattccaaCATTCCGGAATTccagaattcaaaaattttaagattctaaaattctaaaccTCTAAAATCCTCTAATAAAATCTTATcctaatagaaataaatattttggcCAAACTGCAATATGTAATGCAACTTGAAAATACACAATGATAATCTTATTACatgaaattatgaataaaaaaattaaacaatattaGAATTAAGTTTGTTGTGCTCGGCAACTAGCATAAGGATCATCGTACGACCATCACCCGGCTAAGGAATGTCCGAATCAGCAGCAGATACCCATAGCGAAACTCTGCAAGCTAGCAGAACACGCGCCGGGCAGTACGACCTTTTTTGGTTATCCCCACGCAACGCGATAGATTATAAAAAGAGCGAACAATTGTAAAAGAGGCAGATTGTAAGACGCTGGTTTTGGAAATAAACTGTTGACTGTTACTCGGACACTGGTGAATTCTAATTCTTCAACCGCTCCGGAACCCGAAATTCCAAAAATCATCTGAAGGCACAACAAGTtagaattaaataatgttaaacatatgatattgttagtaaagcTAAGGGACCTGGGCTACcctaaaaaataaattctagttacgccaatgaaTATACTTAATATAcagaaaaaattgtattactTTTCACAGTAGCGCAATTATGGGGGGTCAGAAGAGTCAGCTGTTTTcatattatgaaattataaactttttaaaaaataaatactgaaatatttccgaaaataaacaaaaatgaagaaaattagacTAAATATTGTCATAATGCTAATAAagtatgaaaaatatgtttttaattCTCCAGTCGGATAATTATGGTTGTGCCACTGACCTTTCATATAATAATACATACTTAATCATAAAATTTTCCACAAAATACAAGTTATTTCTTCTTATAAATTATATCTTTTACTTATAAATTacctttttaaaaattgtgaCACCCGCATGTATAATTCCTCCATAAATATGTTCTCCGGTGACTTGGAAAGCGAGCCTAGCTCTAATGACATCTAACGGATATGTTAATGTAACTGCAGTGACACCAGCAGCAGCTCCAGCCAAAAAGTTATCTATGTGCGTGTGCTTCCCAAATATACCTCCTAGATACTAATAAGAATGAAAGATAATTTAATGAACTTGCAATTTTacatgtaatttaatatctttataatacaaaagtatttttttcTCCCCTTTGATTACAAATTATGTACTTTTTCTAACAAACTATTACACATATTCTTATACTCgcttaatttgaatttaagaCTGAATCTATATGATTAAGGCTCACCTTTAAATTATGAGCATACTAATAATGGTTACTTCTCTCTGTGGAATCACTTTACCCAgaacaaatttcatattattttttaactattttaacataataattgaatatcaattaataattacctTTTTGTACAGCTCAAATGTAGTAAATTGTGTTGCAGCATATGGAAAGATTCTTATCATTTGAGCAAAATTTCCTTTATACAAAGCAAAAAATTTTTCACGCTGGATTATTTCTTTTAGTCCAGAAATAACACCTATACCAAAATAATGTCATAGTCTTTAAATGTTTTTGTTATGATAGCATTACTCATTTATTCTTACCTAAATGCTTATAGTGTCTATTATGTGcttgtaataatatttttattctgtcTAATGGGGCCACTGTTGTTTTTGAACACATTCCAGCTATACCTATTAAAcagttattttataatttcgtaataaattactattactgtatatttgtaacattaataaaaatgttcacACCCTAATagtttaaatataattaaaaaatataccacttatttttaactaaatagtaaataaatgaaaattattctaatgaatataaaaaaaaaacttaccACCAGCGAAtaaactttttattaaaaatacataatcCTCGGATCTGACTTGATATGACATTGTTAAATTGTTGCCGCATACATATAGAcgacagaaatgaaatttaagaAGGAAACCGAAGTATTcgttacaaataattattgtGTTGACATTGTTTCATCTCGTAGCCGACGATAACGAGATCACTGTTTTTTACTTACTTTTCTTATTCATGTTAGAAATACCAGATGTTTAGGTTATGTTTTTATGCTTTAAATATGGACTTTAACACCATGTTACGAAACGCCTgcattgataaataaaatgtaataacgTAAAATATACGTAGATGTTGGTTCATATTCAATGTCTGTGTTATTTGCATATGA
This region of Osmia bicornis bicornis chromosome 5, iOsmBic2.1, whole genome shotgun sequence genomic DNA includes:
- the LOC114882013 gene encoding graves disease carrier protein homolog, with protein sequence MSYQVRSEDYVFLIKSLFAGGIAGMCSKTTVAPLDRIKILLQAHNRHYKHLGVISGLKEIIQREKFFALYKGNFAQMIRIFPYAATQFTTFELYKKYLGGIFGKHTHIDNFLAGAAAGVTAVTLTYPLDVIRARLAFQVTGEHIYGGIIHAGVTIFKKEGGIRALYRGFWPTIFGMIPYAGFSFYSFEQLKYLCMKYAPDYFCDKCDRNTGGLVLTTSARLLCGGVAGAIAQSFSYPLDVTRRRMQLAMMNHATHKYSTSMLQTMKMIYKENGIAKGLYRGMSINYLRAIPMVSVSFTTYEIMKQVLNLDTGIKL